The genomic DNA AGTTACTACTGGGTGTTTATTAAATGAATTAGTTAGCTTAAAGTGGAAAGACCTTATGGTAGATGAAAACGATAACTCATATGTAAGGTTAGGTAAGGGAAGAAAAGAAAGAGTAGTTAAATTACATCCATACTTTTTTAAACTTTTAGAAGATTACAGGAATTATTCTGGGCTTCCAGAGGTAATAATACCTAGTGATGATTTTATTTTTACAACTCAAAAGAGTAATTCTATAACAGATAGAAATGTCAGACTTATAGTCAAAAAAGCATTAGATTTAGCTGGACTTTCTCAATATTCAGCAAGAGATTTTAGACATTCATTTGCAGCAATAAGTTTAAGGCTTGGGGCAGATGAAAGTGATGTAAAAAATCAGCTTGGATGGAGTGATAAATACTATGCAATTAGATATAAGTATGTATTAAATTTTGTTGATAGTGAAATAGTGGATTACTTAATTGAAAAAGATAATTTGGATATAAATAAAAAATAGTAATAAATAAAAAATACTATATATAAATGTGAACAAAAAATAAAAAAGTCTTGTTATAGTTCGTAAAATTATATATAATTATTTATGTACTAATGTGTACACAGTAATCACACGACAAAAGATTTAAGGAAGGTGCTAATATAATGATAGATAATAAATATACTACTTACTCAAATCCACTTACAGACAGATATTGTAGCAAGGACATGAGTTATATATTTTCTCCACAATTTAAATTCTCTACATGGAGAAGGTTATGGGTTGCACTTGCAGAAGGTGAACATGAGTTAGGAATCAATATAACTGAAGAACAATTAGATGAGCTAAGAGCTAATATAGATAATATAAATTTTGATGAAGCTAGAAAAATAGAAAAAGAAGTAAGACATGATGTAATGTCTCACGTAAAAGCTTATGGTTTACAATGTGAAAAAGCCAAAGGAATAATACATTTAGGAGCAACATCTGCATATGTTGGAGATAATACAGATGTTATACAAATGAATGAAGCTTTAAAACTTCTAAGAGTAAAGCTTGTAAATTTAATAAACAATTTAAAAGAATTTGCACTTAAGTACAAAGATATGCCAGCTCTTGGATTTACACACTTCCAAGCTGCTCAACTTACAACAGTAGGAAAAAGAGCTTGTTTATGGACTCAAGATTTAATTCTTGATTTGGAAGATTTAAACTATAGAATAGACAACATGAAGTTAAGAGGAGTTAAAGGTACTACTGGTACTCAAGCAAGTTTTTTAAGCTTATTTGAAGGAGACCACGAAAAAGTAAAAGAGTTAGATAAGAAAATTTGTAAAAAGATGGGATACCATTCTTCCTATGCAGTAAGTGGACAGACATATACTAGAAAGTTAGATTATCAAGTAATAAGCATACTATCAGGGATAGCTCAAAGTATGCATAAGATGACTAATGATATAAGACTTTTACAAAGTTTAAAAGAATTAGAAGAGCCATTTGAAAAAAATCAAATAGGTTCATCAGCAATGGCTTATAAGAGGAATCCAATGAGAAGTGAGAGAATAGCATCTTTATC from Clostridioides difficile ATCC 9689 = DSM 1296 includes the following:
- a CDS encoding tyrosine-type recombinase/integrase, with product MYSTKILDDYEYETFNVFSTKLNPNTKHDYLSKVILFKEFLKGKELIYATKEDCKNFVDYIQTKYAKSTCEKIYSYLHSFYNFLKKEGYIDINPFRYVEKPTVTRIKTKDDVLSIQEINKLIGILPKLNIRDRVIIVCLVTTGCLLNELVSLKWKDLMVDENDNSYVRLGKGRKERVVKLHPYFFKLLEDYRNYSGLPEVIIPSDDFIFTTQKSNSITDRNVRLIVKKALDLAGLSQYSARDFRHSFAAISLRLGADESDVKNQLGWSDKYYAIRYKYVLNFVDSEIVDYLIEKDNLDINKK
- the purB gene encoding adenylosuccinate lyase; translation: MIDNKYTTYSNPLTDRYCSKDMSYIFSPQFKFSTWRRLWVALAEGEHELGINITEEQLDELRANIDNINFDEARKIEKEVRHDVMSHVKAYGLQCEKAKGIIHLGATSAYVGDNTDVIQMNEALKLLRVKLVNLINNLKEFALKYKDMPALGFTHFQAAQLTTVGKRACLWTQDLILDLEDLNYRIDNMKLRGVKGTTGTQASFLSLFEGDHEKVKELDKKICKKMGYHSSYAVSGQTYTRKLDYQVISILSGIAQSMHKMTNDIRLLQSLKELEEPFEKNQIGSSAMAYKRNPMRSERIASLSKYIISESISPAMVQATQWLERTLDDSANKRLAIPQAFMAADAILEIGINVTDGLVVYENMINRRVNEELPFMATETILMEAVKRGGDRQELHEIIREYSMKAAYRVKHEGKDNNLIELIINDDSFKMSKEEILSIMDPKNFIGRAPEQVVEFVNEVVEPAIKDYKEDLGKVDVDLRV